From Xanthocytophaga agilis, one genomic window encodes:
- a CDS encoding SDR family NAD(P)-dependent oxidoreductase, which translates to MGRIFITGSSDGLGKMAAKLLINNGHHVVLHARNEQRAEDALKANPKAKSVLIADLSSISETIALAAKANALGHFDAIIHNAGVGYRESNKILTVDKLPHVFAINSLSPYLLTSLIEKPKRLIYMSSGLHRDGDSSLDDLLWEHKTWNGFQAYADSKSHNVLLAFAVANQWTQVASNALEQVWLASSLNVQVLQSGGYYYHKQPRQVHPESKNHEIQQLFIDRCSEISGIKFPS; encoded by the coding sequence ATGGGACGAATATTCATTACAGGTTCTTCGGATGGTCTGGGTAAGATGGCCGCAAAATTATTAATAAACAATGGTCATCATGTAGTCTTACATGCCAGAAATGAACAAAGAGCGGAAGATGCACTAAAAGCCAACCCCAAAGCTAAATCTGTACTCATAGCCGACCTTTCCAGTATATCTGAAACAATAGCTTTGGCGGCAAAGGCAAACGCACTAGGACATTTTGATGCCATTATACACAATGCGGGTGTTGGTTACAGAGAATCCAACAAAATTCTGACGGTTGATAAATTGCCGCATGTTTTCGCAATCAACAGTCTATCTCCCTATCTCCTTACATCACTTATTGAAAAACCGAAGCGGCTGATTTATATGAGCAGTGGACTTCACCGTGATGGAGATAGCAGTCTTGATGATTTGTTATGGGAACACAAAACGTGGAATGGGTTTCAGGCGTATGCAGATTCTAAATCTCATAATGTACTATTAGCCTTTGCTGTAGCCAACCAATGGACTCAGGTAGCTTCAAATGCCTTGGAACAGGTATGGCTAGCTTCATCTCTGAATGTGCAGGTTCTACAGTCAGGAGGCTATTATTATCATAAACAACCACGGCAGGTACATCCTGAGAGCAAAAATCACGAAATACAGCAACTCTTTATTGATAGGTGCTCTGAAATTTCTGGAATTAAGTTTCCGTCTTAG
- a CDS encoding DUF2147 domain-containing protein, with amino-acid sequence MKKKLMLSLSLFVLFTFTGFAQENLPDKILGTWLIENKESKIEIFRKGNTFNGILLWSKEMYEADGKTSRKDVNNKDAALRLRDLRNLPLVSGFVYNGSEWKNGTIYDIKSGENYSCIIKMNGPNSMLVRGYVGIALPGKTVSFSSVKNQ; translated from the coding sequence ATGAAAAAGAAACTAATGCTTTCCCTGTCCCTTTTTGTATTGTTCACTTTTACCGGATTTGCACAGGAAAATTTACCAGATAAAATTCTGGGTACCTGGCTGATAGAAAATAAGGAATCGAAGATCGAGATTTTTAGAAAGGGCAACACATTCAACGGAATATTGCTTTGGTCAAAAGAGATGTATGAGGCGGATGGCAAAACCTCAAGGAAAGATGTCAACAATAAGGATGCAGCTTTGAGGTTGAGAGACCTCAGGAACCTGCCCTTAGTATCCGGCTTTGTGTATAATGGAAGTGAATGGAAAAACGGGACAATCTATGATATAAAAAGTGGGGAAAACTATAGCTGCATCATCAAAATGAATGGTCCTAATAGTATGCTGGTGCGTGGCTATGTTGGGATAGCACTGCCTGGCAAAACAGTTTCCTTTTCAAGTGTAAAAAATCAATAA
- a CDS encoding DUF6876 family protein produces MNASSNGSANRIPNLNQELAHFTGSESYYRHMVSRLYYTEGVQYMAQTYSCYWLVDKILIEAALNKNLLKEDFQVWKLIWLREDIFELHCSDGNDRELFKEIIPYSDFGADHLTLWLSDRVLLLPTEY; encoded by the coding sequence ATGAATGCTTCTTCTAACGGATCTGCTAATCGTATCCCGAATTTAAACCAAGAGCTGGCTCACTTTACAGGGAGTGAATCGTATTACCGCCACATGGTTTCCCGCCTCTACTATACGGAAGGGGTGCAGTATATGGCCCAAACCTATAGCTGTTACTGGCTCGTGGACAAAATCCTCATTGAAGCAGCGCTCAATAAGAATCTGCTTAAAGAAGACTTTCAGGTTTGGAAACTAATCTGGCTGAGAGAAGACATTTTTGAACTGCATTGTTCAGATGGAAACGACAGGGAACTATTTAAAGAAATCATTCCCTACTCAGATTTTGGAGCCGATCATCTCACACTGTGGTTGTCAGATAGAGTCCTGCTGCTGCCGACCGAGTATTAA
- a CDS encoding tetratricopeptide repeat protein: protein MDLVYQKYCKDNENAEKYYLRAVEKGYEGAMNNLGHLYENEYKDYSKAERYYLMAIEKGGSDAMYNLGLLYEEQFRDYVKAEQYYLMASESDQTGEDRIELLKFYYRTKQMDKVLKISDILFEDELFKLEEENIIDLIRFLLVVKQYHFLLQKFRSPNNHLLLLERPMYYTLSWFMKAELPGEYKKTNEELKETVDEIIKEVEFKYGNAENLL, encoded by the coding sequence TTGGACCTTGTATATCAAAAATATTGTAAAGATAATGAAAATGCAGAAAAATATTATTTAAGAGCTGTTGAAAAAGGATATGAAGGTGCAATGAACAATTTGGGTCATTTATATGAAAATGAGTACAAAGATTATAGTAAGGCTGAAAGATATTATCTGATGGCTATTGAAAAAGGGGGTTCAGATGCAATGTACAATCTAGGTCTATTGTATGAGGAACAATTTAGAGATTATGTAAAAGCTGAACAGTATTATTTGATGGCTTCTGAAAGTGATCAAACAGGAGAAGATAGAATAGAATTGCTTAAATTCTATTACAGGACAAAACAGATGGATAAGGTGCTGAAGATAAGTGATATCCTTTTTGAGGATGAATTGTTTAAGCTGGAAGAAGAAAATATTATTGACTTAATTAGATTTCTGTTAGTGGTAAAACAATATCACTTTTTACTACAAAAGTTCAGAAGTCCGAACAATCATTTGCTGCTATTAGAACGTCCTATGTATTATACTTTGAGTTGGTTTATGAAAGCTGAATTACCTGGTGAATATAAAAAGACGAATGAAGAATTAAAAGAGACAGTAGATGAAATAATTAAAGAGGTTGAATTTAAATATGGAAATGCGGAGAATCTTCTATAA
- a CDS encoding helix-turn-helix domain-containing protein, producing MEQNCIDIRDQIMSQKLVKSVADALYVIGGKWKLPIIIALFAQSKRFNDLKRAVEGISARVLSNELKDLEANGFIKRRVYAEDTPVTVLYELTEYSNSLEEVVLALGNWGESHLMKLKTGLKEVQS from the coding sequence ATGGAACAGAATTGTATTGATATACGTGATCAGATAATGTCTCAAAAACTGGTAAAGTCAGTTGCTGACGCGTTGTATGTCATTGGCGGCAAATGGAAACTGCCAATCATTATTGCGCTTTTTGCTCAAAGCAAACGATTTAATGATCTTAAGAGAGCAGTCGAAGGTATTTCCGCCCGGGTGTTGTCAAATGAATTAAAAGATCTTGAAGCCAATGGTTTTATCAAGCGTAGAGTTTATGCAGAAGATACTCCGGTGACCGTTCTCTACGAACTTACCGAATATAGTAACAGTTTAGAAGAGGTTGTGCTTGCCCTCGGTAACTGGGGAGAATCGCATTTAATGAAATTAAAGACAGGATTAAAAGAAGTCCAGTCATAA
- a CDS encoding zinc-binding dehydrogenase: MIQNPYDLSGLKNKKVIIRTPGPAEVCEIFEEDLPSLNAAQVLVKVEYCGVALGDILFREGISPVEYPMTPGYDVVGHIVAIGTKVYGFKPGDRVAALTLKDGYSSYVCIDSEIIVAVPQGITSEKAIGAMLNYVTAYQLLVNKAKLPAGSSILIHGAAGGVGLAVLGLAKVLNITAYGTVSTHKVSTVTVAGGIPIDYTQTDFVKEILIKNGKGVDAVFDPIGGSNLWRSYKVLDKNGQLISFGVGEALKKEGNAKWRLFKAVWPLIVLKLLPNSRKVRLYTTSPKNRHLKEVIERVFAFVELGKITPVISKVFPLTSVIDAHKYLTDQRPMGKVLLKP; encoded by the coding sequence ATGATTCAAAATCCATATGATCTGAGCGGCCTGAAAAATAAAAAGGTGATTATCAGAACGCCCGGGCCGGCTGAAGTTTGCGAAATCTTTGAAGAGGATCTACCATCCCTGAATGCTGCCCAGGTTCTGGTAAAGGTAGAATATTGTGGTGTTGCCCTGGGCGATATCCTATTTCGTGAAGGCATTAGCCCTGTTGAATATCCGATGACACCCGGTTATGATGTAGTAGGCCATATCGTTGCTATTGGTACAAAGGTTTATGGTTTTAAGCCCGGCGACCGTGTTGCAGCACTTACATTAAAGGACGGTTATTCTTCATACGTATGTATAGACAGTGAAATCATTGTAGCTGTGCCCCAAGGAATAACTTCGGAGAAAGCCATTGGTGCGATGCTTAATTATGTAACGGCCTATCAGCTTCTGGTCAATAAAGCCAAATTACCTGCGGGCAGTTCCATTTTAATACATGGAGCCGCGGGAGGAGTAGGCCTTGCCGTTCTTGGCTTGGCTAAGGTTTTAAATATTACTGCTTATGGAACGGTGTCTACCCATAAAGTCAGTACAGTAACGGTCGCAGGTGGTATACCGATCGATTATACGCAAACTGATTTTGTAAAAGAGATACTTATAAAAAACGGAAAAGGTGTTGATGCGGTATTTGATCCTATTGGCGGCTCAAATTTGTGGCGGTCCTACAAGGTATTGGATAAAAACGGCCAATTGATTAGTTTCGGCGTAGGAGAAGCGTTGAAAAAAGAGGGGAATGCCAAATGGCGTTTGTTTAAAGCTGTTTGGCCGCTTATCGTATTAAAATTACTCCCAAATTCCCGAAAGGTTCGGCTTTATACCACCAGTCCCAAAAATCGACATCTTAAAGAAGTTATTGAAAGAGTATTCGCCTTCGTCGAATTAGGTAAAATTACACCGGTGATCAGCAAGGTCTTTCCGTTAACGTCAGTTATCGATGCACATAAATATCTGACCGATCAACGGCCTATGGGTAAAGTGCTGTTAAAACCATAA
- a CDS encoding SDR family oxidoreductase, with the protein MSNNKNIKIMNKTVLITGTSSGFGASAANFFTQKGWNVIATMRDTGKTSSLRNSENIFVTKLDVEDTASIQSAIDAGIKRFGKIDVLVNNAGYGLFGIFESASRQAIQNQFAVNVFGAMDVTRAILPYFRENKSGVIINVSSGAGAIGFPMASIYSASKFALEGWSEGLRYELASLGIKVKVIEPGGATQTGFLNRVGGESTGLQLINDYLPFLEQTGKMFQSMASTSDIDAVEKVVSAIYKAAIDDSTRLRYSPTEDIQPILNARRSSSEEAYQQFTDSIFTQANS; encoded by the coding sequence ATGTCAAACAATAAGAATATCAAGATCATGAACAAAACAGTATTGATTACAGGAACCTCTTCAGGGTTCGGTGCTTCAGCGGCTAACTTCTTTACCCAAAAAGGCTGGAACGTGATTGCCACCATGCGGGACACAGGCAAGACTTCAAGTTTACGCAATTCAGAAAACATTTTTGTCACTAAGCTGGACGTGGAGGATACAGCGTCCATTCAATCTGCCATTGACGCTGGTATTAAGCGTTTCGGAAAGATTGATGTTTTGGTCAATAACGCAGGATATGGGCTCTTCGGCATTTTTGAAAGTGCAAGCCGGCAGGCCATTCAAAATCAATTTGCGGTAAATGTATTCGGGGCAATGGATGTAACAAGGGCTATCCTGCCTTATTTTCGTGAAAACAAGTCCGGCGTTATCATCAACGTTAGCTCAGGTGCAGGAGCTATTGGCTTTCCTATGGCCTCAATTTACAGCGCTTCGAAATTTGCGCTTGAGGGTTGGTCAGAAGGACTCCGTTATGAATTGGCTTCTTTAGGCATCAAGGTAAAAGTGATTGAACCAGGCGGTGCCACGCAAACGGGTTTCCTCAACCGGGTAGGCGGAGAAAGTACGGGATTACAATTGATTAATGATTACCTTCCATTTTTGGAGCAGACCGGAAAAATGTTCCAATCTATGGCATCAACTTCAGATATAGATGCGGTAGAAAAAGTGGTATCCGCTATCTACAAAGCTGCTATCGACGACAGCACACGGCTTCGATACTCCCCAACTGAAGATATACAGCCCATCTTGAATGCCCGTCGTTCGTCTTCTGAAGAAGCCTATCAACAGTTTACCGATAGCATTTTCACACAGGCTAATTCTTAA
- a CDS encoding SDR family NAD(P)-dependent oxidoreductase, translated as MMISIHSTFGSTDLKYIKMKNLSEKVAVVTGSSKGVGAAIAFKIAAAEVVAQIKSNGIEAFAIKANVAKKEEISRLFDKSIAHFGKVDIWVNNAGVMLNNFIKDFSDEQLENKLRNFLPKPSGVNNLSVLIGLKIMDWIFTEAFTVTRGVILEPISNSI; from the coding sequence ATGATGATTTCTATCCATTCTACCTTTGGATCAACAGATTTAAAATACATCAAAATGAAGAATTTATCAGAAAAAGTTGCCGTTGTAACCGGCTCATCAAAAGGAGTTGGCGCTGCTATCGCATTCAAGATCGCTGCCGCTGAAGTTGTTGCTCAAATCAAATCCAATGGCATAGAGGCGTTTGCGATAAAGGCAAATGTTGCCAAAAAAGAAGAAATCAGCCGTCTGTTCGACAAAAGTATTGCACATTTTGGTAAGGTAGACATTTGGGTAAACAATGCCGGTGTGATGCTAAACAATTTCATCAAAGACTTCTCCGATGAACAGTTGGAAAACAAATTAAGAAATTTTCTACCAAAGCCATCGGGCGTGAACAATTTATCAGTATTGATAGGATTGAAAATAATGGATTGGATATTTACGGAAGCTTTCACAGTGACACGTGGTGTGATTTTAGAACCTATTTCAAATTCAATTTGA
- a CDS encoding SDR family oxidoreductase, with the protein MKTIFITGASSGLGKATAKLFAQKGWNVIASMRKPEKETELVSLANIHLLQLDVTDIESIKNAVAEAIKIAPVDVVFNNAGYGLAGPLEGYVDEQITRQFNTNVLGVIRVTQAFLPHLRERKSGLIINTTSIGGLVTFPFSSIYHATKWAIEGWSESMSHELATQRIQIKTISPGGIATDFMTRSIDMGQHEAYVEPFNKFMSSFNNPDSPLQFSAPESIAKIVYEAATDGKDQLRYLAGNDAISTYQHRIDVGSEAFRKGVTAGLLH; encoded by the coding sequence ATGAAAACAATATTTATCACCGGCGCATCTTCCGGGTTAGGAAAAGCTACGGCAAAGTTATTTGCCCAAAAAGGGTGGAATGTAATCGCTTCTATGCGGAAGCCTGAAAAAGAAACAGAGCTTGTTTCCCTTGCAAATATTCATCTTTTACAGTTGGATGTAACCGATATTGAATCTATAAAAAATGCAGTGGCTGAGGCGATCAAAATCGCCCCTGTTGATGTGGTTTTCAATAATGCGGGTTATGGTTTAGCGGGACCGCTGGAGGGATACGTGGATGAACAGATAACCCGGCAGTTCAATACGAATGTGCTGGGCGTGATCCGGGTAACACAGGCATTTCTCCCGCATCTGCGTGAGAGAAAAAGCGGATTAATTATCAATACCACATCTATAGGTGGATTGGTAACTTTCCCTTTCAGTTCCATTTATCATGCTACAAAATGGGCGATTGAAGGCTGGAGCGAAAGTATGTCGCATGAATTGGCTACCCAAAGGATTCAAATTAAAACAATTTCTCCCGGAGGGATCGCTACGGATTTTATGACCAGGTCTATTGATATGGGGCAACACGAAGCATATGTCGAACCATTCAATAAGTTCATGTCAAGCTTCAATAATCCTGACAGCCCTTTACAATTCTCAGCGCCAGAATCTATTGCTAAGATAGTGTATGAGGCTGCAACCGATGGTAAAGACCAGCTTAGATATCTTGCAGGAAATGATGCGATATCTACTTATCAGCATAGAATAGATGTAGGTTCTGAAGCTTTTAGAAAGGGAGTAACAGCAGGTCTGCTACATTAA
- a CDS encoding SDR family oxidoreductase: MKTLANKKVIILGGSSGLGLATAQAAAVDGAEVIIVSSNQERIDKELETLPKSSKGLAVSLDKEENIKTFFAGAGNFDHLVYTAGENISMSMMDDTEIEKGKDFFTIRFWGAFAAIKYSRHHINEGGSINLMSGNFGQRPAAGYSLGATICGAMDAFTKAMAVELAPIRVNNIAAGIIDTNLWGNMNDADRKGFFKHLESTLLLKRVGKPEDIGQAFVYLMKQTYTTGQSLVIDGGAVLV; the protein is encoded by the coding sequence ATGAAAACATTAGCAAATAAAAAAGTGATTATACTGGGTGGAAGTTCAGGATTGGGATTAGCGACTGCTCAGGCTGCCGCAGTGGACGGTGCAGAAGTTATTATTGTATCAAGCAACCAGGAGAGGATTGACAAAGAATTGGAAACTTTGCCTAAAAGCAGTAAAGGACTTGCTGTCAGCCTTGATAAGGAAGAAAACATAAAGACGTTCTTTGCCGGAGCTGGCAATTTCGACCATCTGGTGTATACCGCAGGAGAAAACATATCTATGAGCATGATGGATGATACGGAAATAGAAAAAGGAAAGGACTTTTTCACCATTCGTTTTTGGGGTGCATTTGCAGCCATTAAATATAGTAGGCATCATATCAACGAAGGCGGAAGTATCAATTTAATGAGTGGCAATTTCGGGCAACGTCCTGCTGCTGGTTATAGTTTGGGTGCTACGATTTGTGGTGCTATGGATGCTTTTACCAAAGCGATGGCTGTAGAACTGGCTCCGATACGAGTAAACAATATTGCCGCCGGAATTATTGATACCAATCTTTGGGGAAATATGAACGATGCCGACCGCAAAGGTTTTTTTAAACATTTGGAAAGTACCCTGCTCTTAAAAAGAGTGGGTAAACCAGAAGACATCGGACAAGCATTTGTTTATTTGATGAAACAAACTTATACCACCGGTCAGTCATTGGTTATCGATGGAGGTGCTGTATTGGTTTAA
- a CDS encoding winged helix-turn-helix domain-containing protein gives MILTKNEYDLLLFLTNNRNQVVSRQAIAEHLSGETSENPDSFDFVYSHVKI, from the coding sequence ATTATACTTACTAAAAACGAATATGATTTACTTCTCTTCCTGACAAATAATAGAAACCAGGTTGTGTCCCGGCAGGCCATTGCCGAACACCTTTCCGGGGAAACTTCTGAAAATCCGGATTCTTTTGACTTTGTCTACTCTCATGTTAAAATCTAA
- a CDS encoding helix-turn-helix domain-containing protein: MIDKSVPKKELHYYKSISDLCKALGVSKPSHPLIVQINHDEISSSSKVRYLVHDFYMVSYKSNLNGKLKYGQGYYDFDEGGLLFVAPNQALSVMDDTECKGQSLFIHPDFFAGYNLHKSIMKYGFFGYNINEALHLSEKEKAKILHVFEDIKDELETSIDDTSQQLIISYIEVLLNYSNRYYKRQFITRKAINSPVIERFETILNNYYNAGLASELGIPSVKYFSDQLNVSSGYLSDLLRNLTGMNTQQHIHAKLIEKAKQKLSTSEHTAAEIAYELGFEFPQSFNKLFKIKTGLTPLEFREQLM, from the coding sequence ATGATAGATAAATCAGTACCTAAGAAAGAATTACACTATTACAAATCCATTTCAGATTTATGTAAAGCGCTTGGTGTTTCAAAACCATCTCATCCGTTGATTGTGCAAATCAATCATGATGAGATTTCTTCCAGTTCAAAGGTGCGATACCTTGTGCATGATTTCTATATGGTTTCGTATAAAAGTAATTTGAATGGTAAATTGAAGTATGGTCAGGGATATTATGACTTTGACGAAGGGGGATTACTATTTGTTGCTCCGAATCAAGCCTTATCAGTGATGGATGATACTGAATGCAAAGGACAAAGCTTGTTTATTCACCCCGACTTTTTTGCCGGGTATAATCTGCATAAATCAATAATGAAATATGGTTTTTTTGGGTATAATATCAACGAAGCGTTACATCTTTCTGAAAAGGAAAAGGCTAAAATTCTCCATGTCTTTGAGGATATTAAGGATGAGTTGGAAACATCTATTGACGATACAAGCCAGCAGTTAATTATTTCGTATATCGAAGTTCTCTTAAACTACAGTAACAGGTATTATAAACGACAGTTTATTACCAGGAAAGCCATTAACAGCCCGGTTATCGAAAGGTTTGAAACCATATTAAACAACTACTATAATGCCGGATTAGCTTCGGAGCTTGGCATTCCGTCAGTAAAATATTTTTCTGATCAACTGAATGTTTCTTCTGGTTATTTAAGCGACCTTTTAAGAAATCTTACAGGTATGAATACTCAACAACATATTCACGCCAAATTAATTGAAAAAGCCAAACAAAAGCTATCTACTTCTGAGCACACTGCGGCGGAAATTGCTTATGAACTGGGATTTGAATTTCCTCAGTCTTTTAATAAGCTATTTAAAATTAAAACAGGACTGACACCGTTGGAATTTAGGGAACAGCTTATGTGA
- a CDS encoding Crp/Fnr family transcriptional regulator has protein sequence MSDFQPLLDYVKTFIELTKEEEAYFLSLLVLTKVKKRQLIVQPNFVCQHMNYVREGAMRSYLVDNKGIEHTIALAIEGGWINDCNSYIFQEPATFFVQALENSVIIQLSYQSEQLLLANIPQFERFFRITARCEVATIQKRVLSNISQTAEQRYEDFAMRYPALLNRIPQYAIASYLGFTTEFLSKIRNKKLKKG, from the coding sequence ATGAGTGATTTCCAGCCATTACTTGATTATGTCAAAACATTTATCGAACTCACCAAAGAAGAAGAAGCCTATTTCCTCTCGCTGTTAGTCCTTACCAAAGTAAAGAAGCGGCAATTGATCGTGCAACCAAACTTTGTTTGCCAGCACATGAATTATGTCAGAGAGGGAGCCATGAGGTCCTATCTGGTGGATAACAAAGGCATTGAGCATACCATTGCACTGGCAATCGAAGGGGGGTGGATTAACGACTGCAACAGCTATATTTTTCAGGAGCCCGCCACCTTTTTTGTGCAAGCCTTGGAAAACTCGGTTATTATCCAGCTCAGCTACCAAAGCGAGCAGCTACTGCTCGCTAACATACCTCAATTCGAGCGATTCTTCCGAATTACAGCTCGGTGCGAGGTGGCCACTATTCAGAAGCGGGTATTATCGAATATCAGTCAAACGGCCGAACAGCGCTATGAAGACTTTGCGATGCGCTATCCGGCCTTGTTAAACCGCATTCCACAGTATGCTATTGCTTCCTACTTAGGATTTACCACCGAGTTCCTGAGCAAAATTCGCAATAAGAAACTTAAAAAGGGCTGA
- a CDS encoding JAB domain-containing protein, producing the protein MTHSEGTITDVKLIFQAALGCNASSIIVAHNHPLGNLKPSQADKDLTDKLRKAGHVLELPLLDYLILSSEGYFSFADEGLL; encoded by the coding sequence TTGACTCATTCTGAAGGAACTATCACGGATGTAAAGCTGATCTTTCAGGCAGCACTTGGCTGTAATGCTTCTTCTATTATTGTCGCTCATAACCATCCATTGGGGAATCTCAAACCCTCTCAGGCAGATAAAGACCTGACAGACAAGCTTCGCAAAGCTGGTCATGTACTTGAGTTACCTTTGCTGGATTATCTGATTTTAAGCAGTGAAGGGTATTTCTCCTTTGCAGACGAAGGGCTTTTATAG
- a CDS encoding DDE-type integrase/transposase/recombinase, which produces MSDVLTTGMRFRTLNINLLRAWHRLDDYNREVLAIEIDTVHVANVDTSLPALRVKRVLESVIEWRGKPTQIRIDNGPEFLAGDLVDWCNANKIHLQYIQPGKPTQNDTGSEMIH; this is translated from the coding sequence ATGAGTGATGTGTTAACTACTGGCATGCGTTTTCGAACGTTAAATATCAACCTGCTACGTGCCTGGCATCGGCTCGATGATTACAATCGGGAAGTGTTAGCTATTGAAATAGATACTGTGCACGTAGCAAATGTAGATACTTCTCTGCCTGCTCTCAGAGTCAAGAGGGTACTTGAATCCGTGATTGAATGGAGAGGAAAGCCTACCCAGATTCGTATTGACAACGGGCCTGAGTTTTTAGCTGGGGACTTAGTGGATTGGTGTAACGCAAATAAGATTCACTTGCAATACATCCAGCCAGGCAAACCGACTCAAAATGATACTGGATCAGAGATGATTCATTGA
- a CDS encoding haloalkane dehalogenase has protein sequence MENHTAEENNKSTPEGRDLRILNRTHEQPFAQKKYLEINGSRMAYIDEGKGDPIVFQHGNPTSSYLWRNIMPHVDGLGRLIAADLIGMGDSDKLSPSLGEHRYNFATQKKFLFALWEELGLDRNVILVLHDMGSQLGFHWAHQNKQRLQGIAYMESIVMPPQASDFSEQTLEAFKNFTPDKVLWENFIVEHFLFSERKFTAIEQAYYEKPFLIPGEDRRVQLGSDIPMNGKPEYTQEIVADYSAWLAKSTVAKLYIQAEPGLFGRGRLHEFSSKWPNQQHLKVSGVHFIQETAPDVIGKALASFVHSLRK, from the coding sequence ATGGAAAATCATACGGCAGAAGAAAATAACAAATCTACTCCCGAGGGGAGAGACTTGAGGATTCTCAATAGAACGCACGAACAGCCATTTGCTCAAAAAAAATACCTTGAGATTAACGGTTCCCGAATGGCTTATATTGATGAGGGAAAAGGAGATCCCATTGTTTTTCAACATGGTAATCCGACCTCCTCCTATCTTTGGCGCAATATTATGCCGCATGTAGATGGCCTTGGTCGCTTAATTGCCGCTGACCTGATCGGTATGGGCGACTCGGACAAATTAAGCCCTTCGCTAGGAGAGCATCGGTACAATTTTGCTACCCAGAAAAAATTTCTGTTTGCGCTTTGGGAAGAATTAGGTCTTGACCGGAATGTGATTCTGGTGCTTCATGACATGGGTTCTCAGCTTGGATTTCACTGGGCCCATCAAAATAAGCAGCGGCTGCAGGGTATTGCCTACATGGAATCCATCGTAATGCCACCACAGGCTTCGGATTTTTCTGAGCAGACTCTGGAGGCGTTCAAGAATTTCACTCCCGACAAAGTTTTGTGGGAGAACTTTATAGTGGAGCATTTCCTTTTCAGTGAAAGAAAATTTACTGCCATTGAGCAAGCTTACTACGAAAAGCCGTTTCTGATTCCTGGAGAAGACCGCAGGGTACAGCTGGGTTCAGACATTCCCATGAATGGGAAGCCAGAATACACGCAAGAAATCGTAGCTGATTATTCTGCCTGGCTGGCCAAGTCTACTGTTGCTAAGCTCTATATTCAGGCAGAGCCAGGACTGTTCGGTCGCGGGCGGCTCCACGAGTTTTCAAGTAAGTGGCCCAATCAGCAGCACCTAAAAGTTTCCGGGGTTCATTTTATTCAGGAAACCGCCCCTGATGTAATTGGCAAGGCACTGGCCAGCTTCGTTCACAGCTTGAGAAAATAG